The Nitrospiraceae bacterium genome has a window encoding:
- a CDS encoding deoxyhypusine synthase family protein, with the protein MAAREFHDGAKDGLEALEPLDPDKIHSFSELLEAMRKTAFGGRRLGEAYEVLAAMVEDPDCKIVLTLSGAMTIAKMGKLISTMIDHGMIDIIVSTGALIAHGLSESVGKVHYRHRPSASDEELFRKGYNRVYDTLEMESNLNYVEHVVSMTLKRIDSEQPLSSHLLTHELGKTLAEEFDGPGILKSAYLKKVPVYIPAFTDSEMGLDVGTWAMSKNIDRARSQAKEGGDTAILRNLHQSCPSFNPYLDLNDYAEQILGSKRLGIFTVGGGVPRNWAQQVAPYIEIGNVRLGLNVKPPRFQYGVRICPEPDYWGGLSGCTYQEGISWGKFVPPAEGGRFAEVLSDATTVWPLLVMGLLERQRKKSSA; encoded by the coding sequence ATGGCTGCGCGCGAATTTCATGACGGTGCAAAGGACGGGTTGGAGGCGCTCGAACCCCTCGATCCCGACAAGATCCATTCCTTTTCCGAGTTGCTGGAGGCGATGCGAAAGACGGCCTTCGGCGGCCGCCGGCTGGGCGAAGCCTATGAAGTGCTCGCTGCCATGGTGGAGGATCCCGACTGCAAAATCGTGCTGACCCTGTCCGGGGCGATGACGATTGCCAAGATGGGCAAGCTCATCAGCACCATGATCGATCACGGCATGATCGACATCATCGTGTCGACGGGGGCGCTGATTGCCCACGGGCTCAGCGAATCTGTCGGGAAGGTCCACTATCGGCACCGTCCGTCGGCTTCCGACGAGGAACTCTTCCGCAAGGGCTACAATCGGGTGTACGACACGCTCGAGATGGAGTCGAACCTGAACTATGTCGAACATGTCGTCTCGATGACGCTGAAGCGGATCGATTCCGAGCAGCCGCTCTCGTCCCACCTCCTGACCCATGAACTGGGCAAAACGTTGGCCGAGGAGTTCGACGGCCCTGGTATCTTGAAGAGCGCCTACCTGAAGAAGGTCCCGGTCTATATTCCGGCCTTTACCGATTCCGAAATGGGGCTGGACGTCGGCACGTGGGCCATGAGCAAGAACATCGATCGCGCCAGGAGTCAGGCGAAGGAAGGCGGCGACACGGCCATCCTGCGGAACCTGCATCAGTCCTGCCCGAGTTTCAATCCGTATTTGGACCTCAACGACTATGCCGAACAGATCCTGGGCTCCAAGCGTCTCGGGATCTTCACCGTCGGGGGTGGCGTGCCGCGCAATTGGGCCCAGCAGGTCGCGCCCTACATTGAAATCGGCAACGTGCGGCTTGGGCTCAATGTGAAGCCGCCGCGGTTTCAATATGGCGTCCGTATCTGCCCCGAACCAGACTATTGGGGCGGCCTCAGCGGATGCACCTATCAGGAAGGCATTTCGTGGGGCAAGTTCGTGCCGCCTGCTGAGGGGGGCCGGTTTGCCGAAGTCTTAAGCGACGCCACCACGGTCTGGCCGTTGCTCGTAATGGGTTTACTCGAACGTCAACGGAAGAAGTCTTCAGCCTGA
- a CDS encoding cytochrome c-type biogenesis protein CcmH, with translation MKLLLLFCLSMVVPALAMAEEAKPSAQNPSVEVRVKQLAGELRCLVCQNQTLADSNAPLAEDLRQEIREMASKNMSDRDILDFLVARYGDFVLYRPPVKATTLLLWGGPFILLVVGLGALLWALRSRARKISEAPLSTEERQRVTNMLMEKERLSS, from the coding sequence ATGAAGCTTCTCTTACTCTTTTGCCTTTCGATGGTGGTACCCGCGTTGGCGATGGCTGAGGAGGCGAAGCCGTCGGCACAGAATCCTTCCGTCGAAGTACGTGTCAAGCAACTAGCGGGGGAACTCCGTTGCCTCGTGTGTCAGAACCAGACGCTGGCAGATTCCAATGCGCCGCTGGCGGAAGACCTGAGGCAGGAAATTCGGGAGATGGCCTCGAAGAATATGAGTGATCGAGACATCCTCGATTTTCTCGTGGCTCGGTACGGTGATTTTGTGTTGTATCGGCCGCCGGTGAAGGCGACGACGCTCCTGCTGTGGGGCGGCCCGTTCATACTGCTGGTGGTCGGCCTCGGTGCACTCCTCTGGGCGCTGCGCAGCCGGGCGCGAAAGATTTCCGAGGCGCCACTGTCGACGGAAGAGCGTCAGCGCGTAACCAACATGCTGATGGAGAAGGAGCGACTCTCCTCATGA
- the ccmI gene encoding c-type cytochrome biogenesis protein CcmI, with product MITFWIAAGGLILGVTGLLVWPLLKRESGGGSVNDNETLLSVYRQQFAELEEDRHSGAITVERYQQAKQELERRVLEEAATTPARSVAKGRFSPRLVAGVVAIILPLASLLLYWKLGTPLALTHPLAPVPDYSSASEASHQSMNGLDDLTERLKKKLEQTPDDGGGWALLARSYVELGRHADAVPIYERAMTLLPDDAQLLADYADALGMLHGRSLEGKPEELIRQALKADPRNVKALMLAGTVAFDRREFAKAAQYWEQARTNLPPDAEPEVVQELVSGIGEARGLAKGGALSTPPAATAMSSGKQPGSDQSLRAVTGRITLAPNLLAKVAATDTLFVFARAVDGAPMPVAIVRLTKQALPFSFRLDDTNSPMPSRKLSDMDHVMIVARLSKSGDAMPKSGDLQGKSQPVTPGTQGVSVVIDSVVP from the coding sequence ATGATCACATTTTGGATTGCTGCGGGGGGGCTGATCCTCGGGGTGACCGGCCTGTTGGTGTGGCCGTTACTCAAGCGGGAGTCAGGGGGCGGCTCGGTGAACGACAATGAGACACTGCTCTCGGTCTATCGGCAGCAGTTTGCCGAACTGGAAGAGGATCGGCACAGCGGTGCCATCACGGTGGAGCGCTATCAGCAGGCGAAGCAGGAACTGGAACGACGCGTGTTGGAGGAGGCCGCGACAACGCCGGCCCGGTCCGTCGCGAAGGGGCGCTTTTCTCCGCGACTGGTGGCGGGAGTGGTCGCGATCATCCTGCCCCTGGCCAGCCTGTTGCTGTATTGGAAGTTGGGGACTCCCCTCGCGCTGACGCATCCGTTGGCCCCGGTTCCTGACTACTCTTCCGCATCGGAAGCCAGTCACCAATCGATGAATGGACTCGACGACCTGACGGAGCGGCTCAAAAAGAAATTGGAACAGACTCCTGACGACGGGGGCGGATGGGCGCTCCTGGCGCGCTCTTACGTCGAACTCGGGCGCCATGCGGATGCCGTGCCGATCTACGAACGGGCGATGACGTTGCTCCCCGATGATGCCCAATTGTTGGCCGACTATGCCGATGCGCTGGGGATGCTGCACGGTCGAAGTCTGGAGGGGAAGCCCGAAGAGCTGATTCGGCAAGCGCTCAAGGCTGATCCCCGGAATGTGAAGGCGTTGATGTTGGCTGGCACCGTCGCGTTCGATCGGCGCGAGTTTGCGAAGGCGGCACAGTATTGGGAACAGGCCCGGACGAATCTTCCCCCCGATGCGGAACCGGAGGTGGTCCAAGAACTGGTGTCCGGGATTGGAGAGGCCCGCGGTCTGGCAAAAGGTGGAGCGCTGTCTACGCCGCCGGCGGCGACGGCGATGTCGTCCGGCAAACAGCCTGGCTCAGATCAATCCCTCCGTGCCGTCACCGGACGGATTACGCTGGCCCCGAATCTTCTCGCGAAGGTGGCGGCCACCGACACGCTGTTTGTATTTGCCCGTGCCGTCGACGGTGCGCCGATGCCGGTGGCGATTGTACGTCTCACAAAACAGGCGCTCCCGTTTTCCTTCCGCCTGGACGATACGAACAGCCCGATGCCGAGCAGGAAGCTCTCCGACATGGACCACGTGATGATCGTGGCGCGCCTTTCTAAATCCGGGGACGCGATGCCGAAGAGCGGAGACCTCCAGGGGAAGAGTCAACCCGTGACCCCGGGGACCCAAGGAGTATCGGTCGTGATCGATAGTGTAGTGCCCTAA
- a CDS encoding thioredoxin domain-containing protein — protein sequence MSTMKLGMLRTLFSSLAVVVLAGVAVAKTSPSVDNRVRGSAEAPLTIVEYSDFTCGYCLKFFKETWPRLQAKYVDTGKVRFLYKDYPRADQGPGVAAALAARCAGDQGAYWPMHDRLFAEGGRLDSDVFFSHAKAIGLKESNFRQCLRDASHLPSIFDDRQEANAWGFRGTPGFVLLKTAQEPTTKDPAVAIPGAFPFEAFAEEIEKMLATAPPVKGGAPKTEPGRSKSGR from the coding sequence ATGAGCACCATGAAATTGGGAATGCTGCGCACCCTGTTCTCGTCCCTGGCGGTGGTCGTATTGGCCGGCGTGGCCGTCGCGAAGACCAGCCCCAGCGTCGACAACCGGGTTAGGGGAAGTGCGGAGGCTCCGCTGACCATCGTCGAATACTCCGACTTCACCTGCGGGTACTGTCTGAAGTTTTTCAAAGAGACCTGGCCGCGCCTGCAGGCCAAATATGTAGACACGGGGAAGGTGCGGTTCCTCTACAAGGACTATCCTCGCGCCGACCAGGGGCCCGGTGTTGCGGCTGCGTTGGCGGCCCGCTGTGCCGGTGACCAAGGGGCGTATTGGCCGATGCATGATCGGCTCTTTGCCGAGGGAGGCCGGCTGGATTCCGACGTGTTCTTCTCCCACGCCAAGGCGATCGGCCTGAAGGAATCGAACTTTCGGCAGTGTCTTCGGGACGCGTCGCACCTACCGTCGATTTTCGACGACCGCCAGGAAGCCAATGCCTGGGGTTTTCGCGGTACGCCGGGCTTCGTGTTGCTGAAGACGGCGCAAGAACCGACGACCAAAGACCCTGCCGTGGCGATCCCCGGCGCATTTCCGTTCGAAGCGTTTGCCGAGGAAATCGAAAAGATGTTGGCGACGGCTCCGCCGGTCAAAGGCGGCGCGCCGAAGACGGAACCGGGCCGATCCAAGTCCGGTCGTTAG
- a CDS encoding arginine decarboxylase, pyruvoyl-dependent, producing the protein MVPTHMFLTRGVGVHKEKLASFEQALRSAGVAYCNLVSVSSILPPNCKIIPRKRGEKLLNPGEITFCVMARSETNERNRLISASIGLAVPTDRSTYGYLSEHHAYGETDEESGEYTEDLAAQMLATTQGIEFDPNVAWKEREQVFKMGGKIVRTMNITQSAIGRPHRWTTVVALAVFIPIENLPKSGRRRG; encoded by the coding sequence ATGGTACCAACGCACATGTTTTTGACGAGAGGGGTCGGAGTGCATAAGGAGAAGTTGGCCTCCTTCGAGCAAGCGCTTCGAAGCGCCGGCGTGGCGTACTGCAACCTCGTCAGCGTCTCTTCCATCCTGCCGCCGAACTGCAAAATCATTCCGCGCAAACGCGGAGAAAAACTGCTCAATCCGGGTGAAATCACCTTTTGCGTGATGGCCCGCTCCGAGACGAACGAACGCAACCGGCTGATTTCCGCCTCGATCGGGTTGGCCGTCCCGACGGACCGCAGCACGTACGGATATCTTTCTGAACATCACGCCTACGGCGAAACGGACGAGGAGTCGGGCGAGTACACGGAAGATTTGGCCGCGCAGATGTTGGCCACCACGCAAGGCATCGAGTTCGACCCGAACGTAGCGTGGAAAGAGCGCGAGCAGGTGTTCAAGATGGGCGGCAAGATCGTCCGGACCATGAACATCACCCAGTCCGCCATCGGGCGTCCGCATCGCTGGACCACGGTCGTGGCGCTCGCGGTCTTCATCCCGATCGAAAACCTGCCGAAGAGCGGCCGGCGCCGCGGTTAA
- a CDS encoding DsbE family thiol:disulfide interchange protein has translation MKRYLLPLAIFGVLVGFLAVGLTLNPREVPSPLIDKPAPAFSLPQLHDTTKALAPRDLAGTVWMLNVWASWCGGCKEEHPLLMQLAEAGDVPIYGMDYKDRRDEALTWLRQRGNPYLVTVTDETGRVGIDYGVYGVPETYVIDKAGVIRFKQIGPLDDETVRAKILPLVKRLQQG, from the coding sequence ATGAAGCGATATCTCCTGCCGCTGGCAATCTTCGGCGTTTTGGTGGGGTTTCTCGCGGTGGGATTGACCTTGAATCCCCGTGAAGTTCCCTCGCCCTTGATCGACAAGCCGGCGCCGGCATTCTCCCTTCCTCAGCTTCACGACACGACCAAAGCGCTCGCTCCACGCGATCTTGCCGGCACGGTCTGGATGCTCAATGTCTGGGCCTCCTGGTGTGGGGGCTGCAAGGAGGAACATCCACTCCTGATGCAATTGGCCGAAGCCGGCGACGTGCCCATTTATGGGATGGACTACAAAGACCGACGGGACGAAGCGCTGACTTGGTTGAGACAGCGGGGCAATCCCTATCTGGTCACGGTAACAGACGAAACCGGCCGCGTGGGCATCGATTACGGAGTCTACGGAGTACCGGAGACCTATGTGATCGATAAGGCCGGCGTGATCCGTTTCAAACAGATTGGTCCGTTGGATGACGAGACGGTGCGCGCCAAAATTCTTCCGCTGGTGAAACGGCTGCAACAGGGATGA
- a CDS encoding heme lyase CcmF/NrfE family subunit, which translates to MIPELGHFALIVALCVAVVQGTVPLVGAATGNAPLMAVAKPAARALFLLVSLAVVALGSSFWTKDFSVLYVAANANSQLPLHYRLAALWGAHEGSLLLWTFILTLWMLAVTVCSRHLPDTMRARILGVMGLVGAGFLLFMLTVSNPFERLIPAATEGRDLNPLLQDPGMVFHPPMLYMGYVGFSVAFAFAIAALLGGNLDAAWARWSRPWTTVAWCFLTVGIALGSGWAYYELGWGGWWFWDPVENASFMPWLAGTALIHSLAVTDKRGGFKVWTVLLAILAFSLSLLGTFLVRSGVLTSVHAFATDPKRGLFILAFLAVVVGGSLLLFAWRAPRVGLGGVFGLVSRESMLLTNNVLLIVAMAAVLLGTLYPLVLDALNLGKISVGPPYFDTVFVPLITPALFLMGIGPLAQWKQASAPALAVRLRWAFGVSLATACGLPLVLGKWTPLLSLGLLLAVWIVTTAIVGLRDRLRSGASAGGIRAWANIPRSYWGMVVAHIGVAAFIVGVTLVKGFETEQDVRMTVGSTATLGGYTFRFDGTQEVKGPNYLAARGRVHVSRDGREVTVMYPEKRLYTAQNQTMTEAAIDAGLWRDLYVSLGEPLDDGGWSVRLYHKPFIDWIWGGCLLMALGGGVAISDRRYRVAKRTQSAETMAAVAPEREKAA; encoded by the coding sequence GTGATTCCAGAACTTGGTCATTTTGCCCTCATCGTGGCCCTCTGTGTCGCCGTCGTCCAGGGAACGGTTCCCTTGGTCGGGGCCGCGACCGGGAACGCGCCGCTCATGGCCGTGGCGAAGCCCGCCGCGCGGGCGCTGTTTCTGCTCGTGTCCCTCGCGGTCGTCGCGCTGGGGTCTTCGTTCTGGACCAAGGATTTTTCCGTCCTGTATGTCGCAGCGAATGCCAATTCCCAACTTCCCCTGCACTATCGATTGGCGGCGCTGTGGGGTGCGCACGAGGGGTCTCTCCTCTTATGGACCTTCATCCTCACGCTGTGGATGCTGGCGGTGACGGTGTGTTCTCGGCATCTCCCCGACACGATGCGAGCCAGGATTCTGGGTGTCATGGGGTTGGTCGGCGCCGGGTTTCTGTTGTTCATGCTCACTGTCTCCAATCCATTCGAGCGTTTGATTCCGGCGGCAACCGAAGGGCGCGATCTCAATCCGCTGCTCCAAGATCCCGGCATGGTCTTCCACCCGCCCATGTTGTACATGGGGTATGTCGGCTTTTCCGTTGCCTTTGCGTTCGCGATTGCGGCGCTGCTTGGAGGAAATCTCGATGCGGCGTGGGCTCGCTGGTCTCGTCCCTGGACCACGGTGGCCTGGTGTTTCCTGACCGTCGGTATCGCGCTTGGAAGTGGCTGGGCCTACTATGAGTTGGGATGGGGTGGGTGGTGGTTCTGGGACCCGGTCGAGAACGCTTCGTTTATGCCCTGGCTGGCCGGCACGGCCTTGATCCATTCCTTGGCCGTCACCGACAAACGCGGCGGCTTCAAAGTCTGGACGGTGCTCCTGGCCATTCTGGCCTTTTCTCTCAGTCTCCTGGGCACCTTCCTAGTGCGATCTGGCGTGCTGACCTCCGTTCATGCCTTTGCCACGGACCCGAAGCGAGGCCTGTTCATTCTGGCCTTCCTTGCCGTCGTGGTAGGTGGATCGCTGCTCCTCTTTGCCTGGCGGGCCCCACGAGTAGGATTGGGCGGCGTTTTTGGGTTGGTGTCGCGCGAATCGATGCTCCTGACGAACAATGTGCTCCTCATCGTGGCGATGGCGGCCGTGTTGTTGGGGACGCTGTATCCCTTGGTCCTCGATGCGCTGAATCTAGGAAAGATCTCGGTCGGCCCGCCCTACTTCGATACGGTGTTCGTTCCGCTGATCACGCCTGCGCTGTTCCTAATGGGAATCGGTCCCCTCGCCCAATGGAAACAGGCTTCGGCGCCGGCATTGGCGGTTCGGTTGCGCTGGGCGTTCGGCGTCAGCTTGGCGACCGCCTGCGGATTGCCGTTGGTGCTGGGTAAGTGGACGCCCCTGCTCAGTCTCGGTCTCCTACTGGCCGTGTGGATTGTCACGACGGCCATAGTCGGCCTCCGTGACCGGCTCCGGTCGGGAGCGAGCGCGGGCGGGATACGAGCATGGGCCAATATTCCGAGGTCCTACTGGGGCATGGTGGTCGCGCATATTGGTGTGGCCGCATTCATCGTCGGCGTGACACTGGTGAAGGGGTTTGAGACGGAACAAGACGTCCGCATGACGGTCGGGTCCACGGCGACACTTGGTGGGTACACTTTTAGGTTTGACGGCACGCAGGAGGTGAAGGGCCCAAACTATCTTGCTGCGCGCGGCCGGGTCCATGTGAGTCGTGACGGGCGTGAGGTGACGGTTATGTATCCGGAGAAGCGGCTCTATACGGCCCAGAACCAGACCATGACTGAAGCGGCCATCGATGCGGGGTTGTGGCGTGATCTCTACGTCTCCTTGGGCGAACCGTTGGATGACGGCGGGTGGAGTGTCCGCTTGTATCACAAGCCATTCATCGATTGGATTTGGGGAGGCTGTCTCCTCATGGCCTTGGGGGGCGGGGTGGCGATCAGCGATCGCCGGTACCGGGTCGCCAAGCGAACGCAGAGCGCCGAAACCATGGCAGCAGTCGCCCCGGAACGGGAGAAGGCCGCATGA
- a CDS encoding aldehyde dehydrogenase family protein, with amino-acid sequence MEKARPFLVGGRWHRTATTAPLHNPFTGDILALVCQAGADEASQATASTVEGAAAMRQLPAHARASILAKTAQLLQSRQEEFAQTITAEAGKPITDARREVGRGIQTFIVASEEAKRLGGEVIPLDWSPGMESYWGMTRRFPLGAILGITPFNFPLNLVAHKVAPALAAGNAILIKPAPQTPLTALLLGEVLAEAGLPAGGYNVVPCSNAVAEQLVIDPRFKLLSFTGSAPVGWMLKAKCGKKKAVLELGGNAAVIVEPDADLDHAAQRCVTGGYTYAGQTCISVQRIFVHESVIGPFTDKIVAQVSRLESGDPTDERTVVGPLIDTGAARRVEHWIGEAVTQGAKVLHGGGRTGSVVPPTVLSQVTPAMKVSCHEVFGPLVTLTPYRDFDAVLQAVNDSDYGLQAGIFTQQVGRIFRAFDRLEVGGVLANEIPTFRADHMPYGGVKDSGIGREGVRYAMEDMTEPKLLVLNLPRS; translated from the coding sequence TTGGAAAAAGCGCGTCCTTTCTTAGTCGGCGGCCGGTGGCATCGGACGGCGACTACGGCTCCTCTTCATAACCCTTTCACGGGTGATATTCTCGCGCTGGTCTGCCAGGCCGGGGCCGACGAGGCCTCCCAGGCGACGGCATCAACGGTTGAAGGCGCTGCAGCCATGCGCCAGTTGCCTGCCCATGCGCGGGCCTCGATCCTCGCCAAGACCGCCCAGCTTCTGCAATCGCGCCAAGAAGAGTTCGCTCAGACCATCACGGCGGAAGCCGGTAAGCCCATTACGGATGCCCGCCGGGAAGTCGGACGCGGGATTCAGACCTTCATCGTTGCCTCGGAGGAGGCCAAGCGTCTCGGTGGAGAAGTTATTCCGCTCGATTGGTCGCCGGGAATGGAGTCCTATTGGGGGATGACTCGTCGGTTCCCGCTTGGGGCCATCCTCGGCATCACGCCCTTCAATTTTCCCCTTAATCTGGTGGCGCACAAGGTGGCGCCTGCGCTGGCGGCTGGCAATGCGATCCTCATCAAGCCGGCACCGCAGACCCCGCTCACGGCTCTCTTGCTCGGGGAGGTGTTGGCCGAGGCTGGGCTTCCGGCCGGCGGCTACAATGTAGTGCCCTGCAGCAATGCCGTTGCCGAGCAGTTGGTCATCGACCCGCGGTTCAAACTCTTGAGCTTTACCGGCAGTGCCCCGGTCGGTTGGATGCTGAAGGCCAAGTGCGGCAAGAAGAAGGCGGTCTTGGAACTCGGCGGCAATGCCGCGGTCATCGTCGAGCCGGACGCCGATCTCGACCATGCCGCGCAGCGCTGCGTCACCGGCGGTTACACCTATGCGGGGCAGACCTGCATTTCCGTTCAGCGGATTTTCGTCCACGAGTCGGTTATCGGGCCGTTCACGGACAAGATTGTCGCCCAGGTGTCCCGTCTGGAGTCCGGCGACCCGACGGATGAGCGAACGGTCGTCGGTCCTCTGATCGATACGGGCGCTGCCCGTCGGGTGGAACACTGGATCGGTGAAGCCGTGACGCAAGGCGCCAAGGTCTTGCACGGTGGCGGCCGGACGGGATCGGTGGTGCCGCCCACTGTCTTGTCGCAGGTGACGCCCGCGATGAAGGTCTCCTGCCACGAGGTGTTCGGCCCGCTGGTGACCTTGACGCCCTACCGCGATTTCGATGCGGTCCTTCAGGCGGTGAACGACTCCGACTACGGCCTGCAGGCCGGCATCTTCACGCAGCAGGTCGGGCGGATCTTCCGGGCCTTCGATCGGCTGGAGGTGGGGGGAGTGCTCGCCAACGAAATTCCGACGTTTCGTGCCGACCATATGCCCTACGGTGGGGTGAAGGATTCGGGAATCGGCCGCGAAGGGGTACGGTACGCGATGGAAGATATGACCGAGCCAAAACTGCTTGTCTTGAACCTGCCGCGGTCGTAA
- a CDS encoding NAD(P)-binding domain-containing protein, which translates to MSLSLMTLLYLLPLIVVLMLYQRRHRKKETQYETKLQATVKAGITEPLTLHPVVDPNICMGSGACVKACPERALGIVKGKAVLVAPDHCIGHGACESACPVEAITLVFGTEKRGIDIPHVKPTFETNVPGIYIAGELGGMGLIRKGVEQGARAVEAIQRNRGGADELDVVIVGAGPAGLSASLAAKQAGLRFVTIEQEDSFGGSVYHYPRNKIAMTAPMQLPMVGTVKMFEISKEELLAFWNKILRQTGLKINFMERMEAVTKHGGSFVVKTSKKSYGTKNVLLCIGRRGTPRKLGVAGEEQPKVVYRLIDAEQYRGRHVLVVGGGDSAAEAALAIAAEPGTTVTLSCRGEEIYTRPKEKNRQQMKQFVAQGKLAVFVNCAVKGIGAGDVTLDQQGTIHNIKNEAVIVCAGGTLPTPMLKEIGVMVDTFYGTAVPG; encoded by the coding sequence ATGTCGTTATCCTTGATGACGCTGCTGTATCTCCTACCTCTGATCGTCGTGTTGATGTTGTATCAGCGGCGTCACCGCAAAAAAGAAACCCAGTACGAGACGAAGCTGCAAGCCACCGTGAAAGCGGGGATCACTGAGCCGCTGACCCTGCATCCGGTGGTGGATCCCAATATCTGCATGGGGTCGGGTGCTTGTGTAAAGGCCTGTCCTGAGCGGGCGCTTGGTATCGTGAAGGGCAAAGCCGTGCTCGTCGCTCCGGACCATTGCATCGGGCACGGGGCCTGCGAATCGGCTTGCCCCGTCGAGGCGATTACGCTGGTGTTCGGGACCGAAAAGCGCGGTATCGATATTCCACACGTCAAACCCACGTTTGAAACCAACGTGCCGGGGATTTATATCGCGGGCGAGCTGGGAGGAATGGGGCTGATCAGAAAGGGTGTGGAACAAGGTGCGCGGGCGGTGGAGGCGATTCAGCGCAACAGAGGTGGCGCGGATGAATTGGACGTAGTCATTGTCGGGGCCGGTCCAGCCGGACTGTCGGCGTCGCTTGCGGCAAAACAGGCGGGCTTGCGGTTCGTGACGATCGAACAGGAAGACTCTTTCGGCGGCTCGGTGTATCACTATCCGAGAAACAAGATCGCCATGACCGCTCCGATGCAGTTGCCGATGGTCGGCACGGTGAAGATGTTCGAGATCAGCAAAGAGGAATTGCTGGCGTTTTGGAATAAGATTCTTCGGCAGACGGGCTTGAAGATCAATTTCATGGAACGAATGGAGGCCGTGACCAAACACGGCGGCAGTTTCGTGGTCAAAACCTCAAAGAAGAGCTATGGGACCAAGAATGTGCTGTTGTGCATTGGACGGCGAGGGACGCCGAGAAAGCTCGGGGTCGCTGGTGAGGAACAGCCGAAGGTCGTATATCGACTTATCGACGCCGAGCAGTATCGGGGGCGCCATGTCCTTGTGGTGGGAGGCGGGGATAGTGCTGCGGAGGCCGCATTGGCAATCGCGGCGGAGCCTGGCACGACGGTGACCCTTTCCTGTCGAGGCGAGGAAATCTACACTCGGCCGAAAGAAAAGAATCGGCAGCAGATGAAACAGTTTGTGGCGCAGGGGAAGCTTGCCGTTTTTGTTAATTGTGCGGTGAAAGGGATTGGCGCCGGAGACGTGACGTTGGACCAACAGGGCACGATTCACAACATCAAGAACGAAGCCGTCATCGTGTGTGCCGGTGGGACACTGCCCACGCCGATGTTGAAAGAGATCGGAGTGATGGTCGATACCTTTTACGGAACTGCGGTTCCCGGCTGA
- the ccmE gene encoding cytochrome c maturation protein CcmE has translation MSPRQRRFVLIGLGIAVLGLAAALVLNAFRSNLVFFFTPTQVANGEAPVGKSFRIGGLVEAGSVQRERDGLTVHFVVTDTTKAIPVVYKGILPDLFKEGKGAVAQGRLGSDGTFQASEVLAKHDENYMPPEAAEALAKAKAAGTRPIGRTASGPATP, from the coding sequence ATGAGTCCTCGTCAACGGCGGTTTGTCCTGATCGGACTGGGGATTGCCGTGCTGGGTTTGGCTGCAGCCCTCGTCCTGAATGCCTTCCGCAGCAATCTTGTGTTCTTTTTCACGCCGACCCAGGTTGCGAACGGTGAAGCTCCGGTTGGGAAGAGCTTCCGAATCGGTGGGCTCGTGGAGGCAGGGAGCGTCCAACGTGAGCGCGACGGGCTGACGGTCCATTTCGTGGTGACCGACACCACAAAGGCTATTCCCGTGGTCTACAAAGGAATCCTGCCGGACCTGTTCAAGGAAGGGAAGGGGGCGGTGGCTCAAGGGCGGCTGGGCTCCGACGGCACCTTCCAGGCCAGCGAAGTGTTGGCGAAGCATGATGAAAACTACATGCCCCCTGAGGCAGCGGAGGCGTTGGCCAAGGCAAAGGCAGCCGGTACGAGGCCAATCGGCCGAACTGCGTCGGGGCCGGCGACGCCATAG